The proteins below are encoded in one region of Candidatus Baltobacteraceae bacterium:
- a CDS encoding OAM dimerization domain-containing protein has protein sequence MKPYGDTANDGKVQMSFTLPIAWSEAADEAARQLVAKMGFGDVQVVEGRAIATGYSFFVVYASTPQSIDFSTISAPSAKTHAMSMDEVDELIRERLGRKIRIAGAC, from the coding sequence GTGAAGCCGTATGGGGATACGGCGAACGACGGTAAGGTGCAGATGTCGTTTACGTTGCCGATCGCATGGAGCGAGGCGGCCGATGAAGCGGCGCGGCAGCTCGTTGCCAAGATGGGGTTCGGCGACGTGCAGGTGGTTGAAGGGCGCGCGATTGCGACCGGCTACTCGTTTTTTGTTGTGTACGCGAGTACGCCGCAGAGTATCGACTTCTCCACGATCTCCGCGCCTTCGGCGAAGACGCACGCGATGTCGATGGACGAGGTCGACGAGCTGATTCGCGAGCGTCTCGGCCGGAAGATTCGCATTGCGGGCGCGTGCAT